Proteins encoded together in one Nitrosopumilus sp. window:
- a CDS encoding RNA-binding domain-containing protein: MKIPNIRCKIEMFSSINPSEDSQKIHKAISNIFPFSKIEIQNYSVNAVSNDLRSFEKIYETIHSKRSQKTYRRYLEKNLLDNSTWFYLNKQAAFVEKIAICEEAEESPLGPIKVVISSPNIDRIIEWISFGND, from the coding sequence ATGAAAATACCTAACATTAGGTGTAAAATTGAAATGTTTTCATCAATTAATCCTTCAGAGGATTCTCAAAAAATACATAAAGCCATCTCAAATATTTTTCCATTCTCAAAAATAGAAATTCAAAACTATTCTGTCAATGCAGTATCAAACGATTTGAGATCATTTGAAAAAATTTATGAAACAATTCATTCTAAACGTTCTCAAAAAACCTATAGACGTTATCTTGAAAAAAACCTATTAGATAATTCCACATGGTTTTATCTGAATAAGCAGGCAGCCTTTGTTGAAAAAATAGCAATTTGTGAAGAAGCAGAAGAGTCTCCACTTGGCCCGATTAAAGTGGTTATTTCTTCACCAAACATCGACAGAATTATTGAGTGGATATCATTTGGTAATGATTAG